The sequence AATCACAATATGCAACTATCCATATGTTTTTGTTGattcttttagaaattttcatttttaaaaaaaaatctgttcaaTGTTCAAGTAGCCAGACAGAGAGTTGCAAATTTTCcatctgcaattttttttaatgttaaataaGACTATCTTGAAAGCCTTACCAGGAAACCAAGCATTTAAATGGGGATGTGTATATTTGTGCATTCAAATGATGAAAAGTTTTTGTATAATCTGAAAGTTTTGCATTTGTACCCTTTGTTGCAGCACACCGGTCATTCAAAGTTTACTTCTAAGATTGGCGAGACCTCAAGATGTTTTTGTGACTTTCATTTGAATCACATTAAGGCCCTGTTCTTGAATTTTTATGgtgatcttgatttcttttattgtttggCATATGTATTAGACCAtggaatatattattactaGAGCTTTTGAATATGTTTACTTTAGAAATATACTATatttagagggagagaggacAGAGGTTTTATGAGAGATGGAAAATGTACTTAAgcttctccaaatttttgtgGCTTACCTTGTGCTTATGATCTCCTGGGaagtcttaatttttttaggctTTGTTTTTCAACAGCTGGGATGAATGGGTAGGCTTGGATCGCTTGTTGAAGTTCACTGAGGAAAATGTGCAGAAGCAGCAGGCCCTTGTCCAGAAGCAGAGCATAGACAAGAATACAAAGCAAGTGCGAGCGTCACAGATTATACCAAAAATCCCCAACGGTTAGATTTACTCTCTTGCTCATTGCTTACTATTTTAACTCgaatatcaatattttttgttcttcccTTTAGGTCTCCACATTGATTGTGGCCCCTGGCATGGAGCTCAGGTGgtaatggaaagaaaattttttatatattggatTATGTTGGGATTGGAAACTTATAATTATGGAAGTGCTATAAGAATTTCTGTGACTCTTTCATATTAAGACAACTTTAGTGCAGCGGGAAAGGCAAAGAGTTGTTAGAATTGCTAAATATTAAATGTTTTTTGTTGGATGTGACGATTTTCCCCCAAGTGAAACATGATGAATTAATATACTGTGGCTTTAAGGGGATTAGCCGATATTAATTAAAAGCAATGAGCTCTACTTCAAATGGCACCTTCTCGCTCCATAAGAAAGGGTGGAGGGTAAGGTTGTGGGTTTGAAACCCATTGGGTGCTTGGACTGAGAAGAGGGGTTCCACGGGAAGGGGATTGTAACATGAGAAAAGCAAGGAGATTTCTTAGGGTGATCCTTTTGGCGACGGATGCTCTATTACACTCATAGTCTGTGTGtaaacttgtaaaaaaaattcatacaaatCAATGGATCAGGCAGGGGTTGGCTTCCATCTTCTCTCCTTTAATCTTGGATAATGCACTCTCCATTTGTCACCTTCTGTATATCTGATAGTTCGCATAAGCAAGTTTATTATCTCAGGCATGCATGTAGCCATGAATATACATGTGCCTAGGAACTTTTTTTGTTGGAAGAAACATGATGATTGGGGGAAGAATGAGTATTTCAAAATAACAACCTCGTAATATACTCATTTTCTGAAGAAAAGAACATGAACAGAATCCACTGCCTTTTGACAATAATTTGCAGCTTGCCAGGCTCAGCCGCTGGTGTTTAACATAGGATACTGTCATTCTGATCATCTGATATATGGCATTGACTATTGATTTTTCTTAAGAGACTTCATTGATATTCGGAATATATATAGAAGCCCGTCTGTacacaaattattattattttacaattttaaatttgtggATAACACTGAACGCATATCAGTCAACAGGTACATCTGGTCTTATCtttgaaagaaaggaaaaaaaaaaaaaaaaacccccttTTTGACTGCAATTTCCAAATATCtggtatttattatttaaaaaagaaagaaagagatattGTTCTTTGCTCTTTTTCTGAGCTACTCTGGGAAATTGTATGCAGCAGCTAGAGCCAAGAAGCGAAAGAATGACGCTGCTAGTAAGGTATTGCCTAAAACACTTCCATTTTGCCCATGCATGATTATGTGCTTTTTGCATAAATCCTGATTAATTAAGATGCATCAGTTTGATAGTTCATTATCAGCCAGATGATTTTCTTTACTTCATTCAAGATCTTGTTAGCTTTTCCGTTGTTAGTTTGCCTTCTTTTTCCCTTGATAATTAATTGTTAGTTTGCtatctttttattgagtcaATTGTTTATGAACTGTTAGGAGAAAGGCATGATACCACTGGACAAGCTTGCGAATATCCAAATTCCACCACCACTAAAGAAGCAATTAGTTGATGATTGTGACTTTATTACTCATTTAGGCAAGGTACCATATCCTCTATGTTTTACTGTACATTTGAGATTTCTAGTCTTCAGATGATGCCTAATTTGGTGTTGGAACGTGGTTGCTGTAAAATGCTTCAGTAGACTTGCTAGAGTTAGtgaattgattctttttttttcttttttcttcccttttcccATGGTGTAATCAACCTCTATATCTTAGCCACTGACCTAATTTTGTGGGATTTTTATTTACAGCTAGGAACATGCCTCGGCATGCATTCAGTGCATTTGTTAATTCCTACTTTGAATATTAAAGAAACTCATGTACATAGTTGATCCCTTTTTTATCATTGATAACCAACTACCTGGTAACTAATGTAACTACCTGTTAGAATGACACAACTATTGGAATTCTAACTAGGATATAAATGAGTCAGAGGACTGATTTTCATTGTCATTGTTCTAGCCATATTTGCTTTATCAACCAaagttttttcttaataatCTTTCTTGGTTCTTACATGGTTACATCACTGCTATTGGGGATTTATGGAAGAAAACTTTATTACATGGTTTGAGCATATTTTGCATTATCAAGTGCATTTCATTCTTAATTGTGTTACATGTTTGTTGTGTGGTTTCATGACCAAGGATTTATGGATgaacattctatttttttgataagtatggAAGAacattttataatatgaaatacCATATGTATGCAATGAGTTTCTAATATCAATCATTAATTAAGCAACTAAATATATTGCAAATGACTAACTAAGCATTACCAgttaatcattattttaatttctagtttatttttgtatattttggttttttattttttttaatgtatttatcaCTTGTAAAAGATTTTGGTTTATGTTCATGTTCTCTCTTGCAGCTTGTTAAACTTCCACGTGCCCCAAATGTTGATGAAATATTGAAGAAGTATCTTGGTTACAGGATGAAGAAGGATAACTTGTAAGTTCATTCCCTGTTTTTTTGGCCACTTCTCAGTCTTTTACTTTTTGGTTTGCTAAATTTCAAGTCTTTCTCGTATAGTGGACCATAATTTacagaatttattttgttgtaatGTTTACTTGGCACCTATTTCTTTACCTGTAAAATACTacactaggtttttttttttggctggttTTTAACAAAATGCATCGTCAACTGacttattctttaaaataagtggtttttgatttttgtatgGCTTCTTTTTATAGAACTAGATTTTGAAGACTCAACCCAACTAAGCCTTAATTTAAATCAAATTGGGGTTGGCTATGAACCTCTTCAACTAATCAGGGTGTTGACCACATGTATTGTTTTCTGCCATACTGTAGATTCTTTGTCACCTCCCAGTTTAATAGTATTTCTTCACTATTTATACCTGTGCTATTTTATCCTCCCTCTACTTAATTTTCACTCCATCAAAATGAATTAAACATTCCTTTTAACATGTGCATTAATCATTCTTATGCACATGGCCAAACCATTGTTATCTACTATTTTGCATATTAGTCATCTTTACATTTGAATGGATGGCATCattctttatcttatatttccTAGTATTTCTGCTTATCCATCTCAGCATTCTAATTTCAACTACACTCATGTATGAATAGGTTGCTTTTTAACTGTCCAACAATTTGTAGCATAGACCATAGTGAGTTTTATAGCAATCTTATAGCCCTTCAGCTGATACAGTATTCCCGATATACTTCTCTCTCCTTCACTCCGTTCTTATTCAATGACCCAAATCCTCCTCAGTCATCCCATCCTTACAAATTATTGAACCAAGATATTGAAATGGTCAGTCTTCTAACCAATTTAAtcttataagaaaattttaaaataaaattcaataattgtTCATTTAGTAATCATTTAGATTAGAGTGTTTAAAGAGAGGATGTACATTGATATAGTTTGCATTACTGTATCTAGTTCTGAAGGCCAGAGAAATATGAAAAAGAGCACCTTGGTGTAAATGCCCTCAAGTGTTAAACTTACTATTGATGCATCTTGCAACTTCTGTATTTAGACATTACTTTCCTATgcaatttttgttgtgtgtgaAGTTCTTTTAGTATCATGTTTTCGGAATTGATGCATTCGTGTCTTGGTAATTACCTATTGTTAGTGTTCTGGTGTTCATGTTTTTGTGTGTTGTCATTGTTCTTTCTCTGTAACGTAATTAAATGGATATAGGATAGCTGATTCAGTGGGAGAAATTCTGAAAGGATTACGTTGTTACTTCGACAAAGCATTGCCAGCAATACTTCTATATAAAAGTGAGCGTCGGCAATATAAAGAAGCAATTTCAGTTGATGTCTCTCCTTCGACTGTATATGGTGCTGAACATCTATTGCGCCTCTTTGGTATGTTTATCCTTTTATGCTAGAAGTCAATTATTTTCTTGGGAAAATTTGTTAcattttctgggttttaaaTAGCAATAATCttgatttattataatttaaataaattaatcaacAGATGTTGTGTCTCTTTTGTGAAGTTTGATTTGTAGGATGATTCTAGTTTTTTTACCTTAAATATATTTATGCTTATTGTTTTAATAACCAGCCATATCATAATTATGTAGAATGTGGAAGTTTCGACATTTATCAAACATGTTGAGGGCAATAGGGCTGGCTAAATGAGTAATTCTTCCTGCCATGCCCCTATCAAAATTGACTGGCTGGCAGAGTTCTACTTCTACCAGGATAAATTTTTTAGACAACTGTCGGGTCTGTATATCTTCTACTAAAgctaaactttatatatatcaGGGGTTCtgtataaataaaatgatgCAGCACAAAATTCTTAAAGGGAACTGAGAATAAacaaatgaatagaaaaataaaaataaggataaAATACACACACCACCCCTGTGGTATACCCTTAAAACATgaaaaactatattatttttacctatccaaaaaaaaaaaaaaaaaaatgaaactattCTATGGTTTATTttgtaacactttttttttttttttttgataagtaaaggaaattttattcaaGAACTTAATAATGAGTCACCCGAGTATATAGGAAGTATACAGCCGGGGACCAACATaatcaaatacataaattaCAAGCATCTATCAAATCATAGACCGAAGAAATAGAATGACTTCTTACGGTAGACATCCAGTCCGATaaagttttaaagaagaaaagttttaaaTCAGCTATAGTCCTTTCAGAATCTTCAAAACACCGGTTGTTTTTCTCCtgccaaatgcaccacatcaaacaatgagggATGACCATCCAAATAACACCATTACGATGATGACCAAAATTTCCTTGCCAACAAGCAAGGAGCTCAACTACAATCTTTGGCATTGCCCAGCGGATACCAAACAAGGTGAACACCATAGACCACAACTTATAAACAATAGGACAATGTAGTAAAAGGTGGTCTACAGATTCTCCATTAtttttgcacatataacaccaatcgaGAATCAACACCTTCTTCTTATGTAAATTATCAATAGTCAAGATCATTCCTAAAGCTgcagtccaaacaaaaaatgcaACTTTGGAAGGAACCTTTTGCTTCCAAATACTTCTCCAAGGGAAGGATTGAGTACATACATCCAATAAAGCCTGATAGTAACTGCTTACCTCAAAACCCTTGCTCTTAGCAGTTGTCCAACACATCTTATCCTCACTAATACCTCTCAATGAGACTCCATATATAACATTCCAAAAAATAGACAAAGAATCTGATTCCCTATCATGAATTTCTTGTAGGAATTCTAAGTCCCAAAAAAGAACCCAGTTAGGAAACTGCATGAGATCAGCCACATAAGCCTCCTTATCATTACTAATTTTGAATAAATCTGGAAAACACATACTCAAAGGATTATCCCCACACCAGACATCAtgccaaaatttcactctagtCCCATCTCCAATCTGAAACTGAATGTAATGAGAAAAAGTAGACCAACCACTACTGATAGTTTTCCATAAACTCACCCCATAGGAGCCTGGAACAGAATTAGAGCACCAATATCCTGCCTCAGCTCCATATTTAGCCCTTATAACCCTTCTCCATAGCGCTTCTCTCTCATACCCAAATCTTTACAACCATTTTCCCAATAATGCTACATTAAAGTATCTCAAGTTTCGAATTGCTAGACCCCCAGATTGGATAGGAGAGCATACCTTGGATCAATTCACCCCAAAGAAAATTTCGTTGAAGTTACCTTCCTTGTGGTTTGCTTTATGAGGCATTTTTGctaatttaatgaaatttgatgATATTACCAGTGCCAACAACACCCATTGGAAAATGAACTTAGGAATCAGCACTACTATGCCATTGGAAAATTGCAatagaaattttaaatcaaGCTTGTTTCCATTGGAGTATAATAGCTAATTATATAGGCTACTGGGATTCAACCTTAATTCTTAACTAACTTGGGCCAAGGtccaattattgaattcataaaTAACCTTTACTCTAGGAAATGAAGTAAAATGCCAATAACTTAATAAACAAATATgacctaaaataaaatccaatggaccaatagtaaaaataaaattgacttctAAAAATGAATAGAActacattaaataaaattgtttttgtgctCCCTGCATCATAAAATATGCTAGGAGACCACGAGTTATGGAAAATGGAAATTACTGTATACATTTGTTAATCTATGCTAGTACATTTTCTGGTAGTCTATGGTAGCACTTGTCCAATAATCATCAATTGCATTGAGCTGATCTTGAAACAGTCCCAAAAATCCTTCCTGacttttatcaaaattttaattcatttagTTTTGAGTGGTTTATGTGTAGATTTGTTTCTGTTCTCagtttaaaactatttttgtaTCTAATGCTAAAACAAGGAAAATGCGGGAAATGTTTGGTAGATTTACCCTTATTAGCTTAATTATGAGTTTGTGTAGTGAATTGCATCATTTGTTATCTTACAAGATCTCATATTACCGAAGTCCTAGCTAATCAATGTTTCTATGCAAGTTATTAAATATTCTTAAATGTTATAACATTAAATGTAATTACaatggaaattatttttaactacattttttttaattaatatttataactaGTTTAATTTGGTAATTTGAGGAAGTAGCcttgtttaataaattttttcttacttaccaaaaagaagaagatatggtGCCAGCTAAATCTAGGATATGCAGTTTTGAACTTGTCTATTACTACTTACAAAAACTTGTCTATTGCTGATTTTAAATGCGTAGCTTGAGATATAAAAGATGTCAACTCATATGATATCAAactgattttttctttctcaaaaattagttaaaaattgaaaaggataTATTGGCTGATGATTGATCTCCAAGATATATGTGTATGTTTTATATTGATTTTGGACAACTAAGacattttgaatatttattatattgccTAACAAATATTGTGGTGCTTGTTGGATTTGCAGAGTAATTGATGACTGTAAATGTGGATTGCTACTGTTGCTGGACATGTGCTGTTGTATTTAATTGTGAATATTCCTAGACTAGAATTGCTTGATGTAGCATCTTTTGGCTTATGTGTTTCCTTTTGGTGTTATAAAAAGTGCTAGTCATCTTTACTTCATTTTTATAATGTTATTCTTTTGGTATTTGCAGTTAAGTTGCCTGAGTTATTGTACTATGCTAACATCGAAGAGGAGACATTGTTGGAGCTGCAGCAAGAATTAGTCGAGTTTCTCAAGTATAACTTCTAACCACCATTCTAACATGTGTCTGTGAGAAAAACACAATTGAGAGTATAAGAATACAATCTTTATAATTGCATAAGATGATTTATGCTACttataaaaaaaccaaaaaaccaaaaaacataaaaaactgtGATGAATGGTGACATTTATGGAACAACTTGCACACTTAACTTTGCTTACATTTTTTCTTGGAAGTTTGTGATGATTTGGCTGTCTAGAGCACCAAAAAATGTTCATTTAAATGAATATAAAGTGTCTTTAGAGTGAAGTGCGTTACTTTATTTATACTTCTAGGTTTTTGTTTAGGGGAAAAAGGTTTAGATAACTTGCCtcaaacatgtcattttattgaaattttcaagAATGACATTCCATCATCATTATACTCATTCTGAGAGATCATACATCTTGTGATTCAGGTTCTTACAGAAGCATCGGAGTGCATTTTTCCTCTCAACTTACCATGTGCCAGAAGATATTGAAACCAGCACCAACAAGTAAGATGTCTAGGTCAAAGATGTATTTGCAACAAATTGAGTATAGAATACCATAGAACTAGCTAGAGCTTTAGGTTGATGTATAATCACCTTTTAGATTTGATATTTTCCTGGATTCCAAAATTTGAGAAACCAGATGTCTGTGTTTCATGTTATTAGTTTTGAAATGTCTTTGTAAACGAGGGTACATTGCGGGCAATGTATATGGGAGAAACATGCCGGACAGACATATTGCCCTGTAAAGGCCTGTAGTGTACCCCAGATATATGTCATTATCTAATAGCCCTGGATAGGAACAGTATGAACAATTGTAAATGGTGGAAATTTGGTGAATGGAAATGAGACTACCTGACAGAAGTGTGTATTAGGAAGTTGCATGTGATTTAAATTTTGCTTACAAAATGCTTTTTATTGTTGGAACTATGTTTAGCACTTTTAATGTTTACAAAAGTCAACCATCTCTATATTAATTTATCAAAGTTTGTAACAAGCCactgaaaaaattaaatcaaatcaaaccaaaattttgattgatgcataatatttttttaaaaaaggtatAGAATTACTACAAATTTCTAAACTAAAAACTCATAaattgatatgaaaataaatttgattaataGTACTACCttgacaagataataaatgtgtttatatttaaattactttttgtgGTTGGTGACATATTAATTTGTAAGATCTATGTAgggaaatttataatattttttgggaAATAATTCTTACACActtgtgtttttaaaatgttactAGCAACAAAtcacaatttataatttttaagcaaatcagATTTGCTGGTCACTAGCAACAAATCAAGACCAAGCTTGGGTTCACTTGctaattaaatgcaaaataccTAGAAAGAAAGAACTTTCCAAAAGCCATAAGATGTAAGCATTCATCCTGGTTGTGGAAAGGTATTTAGGTTTTGGTCCTAAAAATGCTTGTTTCCAAATTAGGACTtactcactacaaaaaaaaaggtctaaagCTGCGTTTCAAAAACGCAGCTTTAGAccccaaaaacgcggctataggtttttAGCTGCGTTTCCTATGGCCGCGTTTATAAACGCGGCCTAAAGTCCGCAGCTcaaagcctatagccgcgttttctaacCGCGGCTATAGGATTCGACCTATAGCTGCGATTTTGGAAACGCAGCAGTAGACCCCAACCTATAGCCGCGATTATTAGAAACGCGGCTCTAGGAGAGTTTTCAGCTGCGGTTATTAACGCGGCTAAAGTTTcggacctatagccgcgtttttaaaacgcggctataggttgtTTCAAGAAGCTGAATAAGAGTCTATAGCGGCGTTTTGAGCGCAGCTCAAACCTATCCTATAGCGGCGTTTCTAAGAAACGCGGCTATAGTCCCAGTTTGAGCTGCGTTTTATAGGTCTTTTCCCAGCGCCGTTGAACAACCTATAGCCGTCTTCAACAGGAATGCACTTCTGAAATTGTCACTTCAATTGTATCCTTTGTGTCCCCTATATTATGTTTGATCTGATAATGTGAATGGCGAATTATACATATCTTCCTATACTTCAGATAAACACATTAATACAGATATTCGGAGCCTAAATGAAACaaagattttttaaaagtaaattcaTCCTACTGAGACAATAGAAACTTTAATATCATTTTGTTATAAGTATAATTAATCACAGTAAGTTTATGTATTAAAAAAGTGAAGTATAGAACACAACACAAAGGTTTTGTGtttgagattaaattctataaggacgtggtgtaaaactcatgttttatcCCTCCAATCCCAACATGCCACATTATCTTattacatatttaagaataaacacaatcaaactcaatcaattctaatacccatatataaatccaaccaaattgggaatctattgagatgttattaggtgtggtaggatgtattgaattttaataaattttaaataaaatgctGATGTTGCAATcacttattggatggtgtaaaacataggttttacaccccatccttatagaatttaatctctttgtGTTTATATGattcaattttgtattttttaaccaAATGTGGTTCAGCTTTAAATCTATTTCCATAAGCAATAACAATATATAAGTTTCACCAAGCAAAATAGAGAATTGTAAGAATGCAGACAACAATtttttcagaaagaaaaaatcagaactctctctcataaaaaaacaTGACAAAagaatttggttttaaattatttgCAGCAACTTAAACTCTCTctataaaatagagaataatGCTAGGAACACCTATCTTTCCACATCCGAGTTTACACTTTACTTGTTAACTCCTGATTGGATTTTAACATTTTCACGTAAATTCCTAACATTATTCTAAAATGAACACGCGTCAGATATGTAGAAACCCGCAAACAAAGTCAGCATAGTTGACTTGTATTCGGGAATATTGTCTAATCTAAGTACGAATTAGAGTCAATACAAGCcatattttgtttgtgtttccAAACCTACTTTCTAATGTGTGTAATTTATTGTGACGTGGAGAATGGAATACCTTGCATCAAGTAAtaaggcaaaaaagaaaaaaattcctgcaagaggaaaaaaaaagttgaaggcTGATCTTTTGCATGTATTTGatcaaatattttcattttttattaaataaaagtaTGCGAATTCCATTGACTAGACCATTATTTTAAAGcacatgcatttaaaaaaaatttataattctatCAATGATCATCACCATTCTTTTCATTTGGCCTctaatcaaaagaaaagcaaaaaaaacctTTGCTACTATGAATATGTAAAATCTGACACAAAAAAAGCTTAATTGACATGAGTCCTCAATGCAGAAATGACTTTTCAATTCTCCATCTCCTAAAGTTTAGACAATTATGTAGAGGGAATTAAGAATATTTTTCCAAAGGGGATTCAAGTCATTGATCAGAAGAAGGTGGGACTCTTGGACCTTGTAATTGTATCTACACTTGGCTCCTATAAGGCACTGGAAGAATTCCTTGGTTTGAAGCTTATAGACCTACAGAAGACCCCCCTTCTATTTGCTTGGCTGTCAGCACTAGTTGAGTTACCTGTGGTGAAGGAGGcactcctcctcctcctccctcaTGAAAAGGTGGTGGGGTTTCTCAAATATATGAGAGGGACGGCTCTCAAATCTACTTCAGCTTGACCCTGTAGGTTGTAGTGAAATAAGTGGCAACAAAGAAGTTGGATGGGTTGTTGGGTTTCACTGACCACTCTTCTATttccagtatttttttttttttttggtactctttcttccttttaatTAAACTGGCTGTTCTAAGGCATATAGCTACTTATGTCTTATATATTTAGTTCCAATATCATAAAACTTTGCTATCAAATTTACATTCTTgtgataattaatatataactCTACTGAGTATATACTACCAATGGAAAAGTTGAAATAAATCCTACCCAGTTGATCTAGTAGTTCTCAAGGTCTAATGAAATTCATGAGGTCTTAGATTCAAAACCTCCAATTGGCATCTTAAGGTCATTATAATAGATTTTTCCGtttaattatatgttttttgcGGTGTGGGCGGGGGACTACACCTACATTGGTTAAATCTATATTTTAGTActcttttactttttgttaCTAAGCCCCCATGAACAACATGTTCAAATGATATGAAGCTattcttttattcaattttaaccTATATTCTCAATCTATCCCTCCGAATGTTGGCATCTATCCCTCTGAATGTTGGCAGTAGGGCACACAAATGAGAGACCAAACAATTAgtgaaaatgttaaatttatatgCAGGTAGTCTCCTTTACAATGACTTAAACAATTTGTCCAACGAATC is a genomic window of Quercus lobata isolate SW786 chromosome 2, ValleyOak3.0 Primary Assembly, whole genome shotgun sequence containing:
- the LOC115974121 gene encoding protein MRG2-like isoform X1, with amino-acid sequence MASTEALISDSSATESDMDVDDDPDSAPNIDSAPFSEGEKVLAFHSSLIYEAKVRKIEYRNREWRFFVHYLGWSKNWDEWVGLDRLLKFTEENVQKQQALVQKQSIDKNTKQVRASQIIPKIPNAARAKKRKNDAASKEKGMIPLDKLANIQIPPPLKKQLVDDCDFITHLGKLVKLPRAPNVDEILKKYLGYRMKKDNLIADSVGEILKGLRCYFDKALPAILLYKSERRQYKEAISVDVSPSTVYGAEHLLRLFVKLPELLYYANIEEETLLELQQELVEFLKFLQKHRSAFFLSTYHVPEDIETSTNK
- the LOC115974121 gene encoding protein MRG2-like isoform X2; the protein is MASTEALISDSSATESDMDVDDDPDSAPNIDSAPFSEGEKVLAFHSSLIYEAKVRKIEYRNREWRFFVHYLGWSKNWDEWVGLDRLLKFTEENVQKQQALVQKQSIDKNTKQVRASQIIPKIPNARAKKRKNDAASKEKGMIPLDKLANIQIPPPLKKQLVDDCDFITHLGKLVKLPRAPNVDEILKKYLGYRMKKDNLIADSVGEILKGLRCYFDKALPAILLYKSERRQYKEAISVDVSPSTVYGAEHLLRLFVKLPELLYYANIEEETLLELQQELVEFLKFLQKHRSAFFLSTYHVPEDIETSTNK